From the Kitasatospora atroaurantiaca genome, the window GGCGCCGGCCACCGGCAGCCCGTGCGCCCGGACCCGGGCGGCGAACTCGGCGGCCTCGCGTGGTACGGACACCATCGGCGCCATCACCCAGACCTCCGCCCCGCTGCCCTGCGCGGCGGCGGCGACGGCGGCCAGCTGGGTCTCCAGCAGCTGCGGATCGCGGGCCGAGGTGCGCAGGCCTCGTATGCCGAGGGCCGGGTTCTCCTCGTCCGGTGCGCTCGCGAAGGGCAGCGGCTTGTCGGCGCCGGCGTCCAGGGTGCGGACCACCACCCGGCGGCCGGTGAAGGCCTCGAAGACCTGCCGGTAGGCGGCGGTCTGCTCCTCGCGGCCGGGGGCCTGGGCGCGGTCGAGGTAGAGGAACTCCGTCCGGAAGAGTCCGACGCCCTCGGCGTCGGCCGCCGCCGCGCCGGCCAGTTCGTGCGACGCGCCGAGGTTGACCAGCAGCGCGACGGGGTGGCCGTCCGCCGTGCGGCCGGGGCCGTGGACGTTGTCGGCCCGTTCCCGGCGGTGCTGTTCGCGCGTGGCCGCCCGCCGGACGGCCTGCGGGGTCGGCCCGGCCTCGACGAGGCCGTCGGCGCCGTGCACGAGCACCTCCTGGCCGTCCGCCAGGCTGCCGGCCTCCGCGCAGCCGACGACGGCGGGCAGGCCGAGCGCCTTGGCCAGGATCGCGGTGTGGCTGGTCGGCCCGCCGCGCGCGGTGACCAGGGCGAGGACGCGCGCCGGGTCGAGCAGCGCGGTGTCGGCCGGGGCGAGATCCTCGGCGACCAGGACGTACGGGTGGCCCGGGTCCGGCAGTCCCGGTGTCGGCAGGCCGAGCAGCCGGGCGACCGAGCGGTTGCGCAGGTCGTCCAGGTCGGTGACGCGCTCGGCGAAGAAGCCGCCTGCCGCCTGCAGGTCGGCCCGGAACCGCGCGTAGGCGGCGGACAGCGCGTGGGCGCCGTCCGTGCCCTGCTCGACGAGCTCGACGGCCCGGTCGGCCAGCACGGGGTCTGCCGCCATCAGCGCCTGGGCCGCCAGCACCTCGGCGGCGACCCCGGTGGCCCGGGCGGCCCGCTGCGCCAGCTCGGCGGCGACGTCGGTCACGGCCCGGCGGACGGCCGCCGCCTCCGCTGCCGGGTCGGCCACGATGCGGGGTGCGGGCAGGGCCGGCGCGGCGGCCATCCGCGCCACCGGGCCGGCCGCGCTGCCGAGGCCGACCCCGATGCCGGTGAGCAGCCGCGTCATGCGCGCGCGTCCAGGTCGCTGCCGAGGAGCGCGGCGAGCTCCTCCAGGACGCCCTGCGCCTGGTCTCCCTCGGCGGCGAGCTCCAGGGTGTCGCCGTGGCCCGCGCCGAGCGCCAGGACGGAGAGCAGGCTGCGGGCGTCCACCGGGTGCTGCCCCGGCTTGGCCAGGGTGACCTTGACCGGCTGGCGGGCGGCGGCCTGGACGAAGAGCGACGCCGGACGGGCATGGAGACCGCTCTGCGAGCCGATGGTGACCAGGAGCTGGGGCATGACGGTTCCTTCGGGTGGATCGGGTGGGGAAGCCCGGACCTGTGGCTCGGGGGCAGGGGCACAGGTCCGGGCGGTATGTGGTTTCACGCCCGTTAGCGGCGCGTTTCGATTGGTTCTACGCCCGTTCAAGCGCAGGTGTCAACAGATTCGGGCAATCGTCTCAATCTGAAACCGGACATCCGGACGTGTTTGCTTTTCGATCCCGCTGTCGTATGGTCTGGCCTTAACCAGGCGTAAACAGACATGAAACGGATCTGATCCCACATGTACGCTCCCGAGCGCCAGCAGCAGATCCTGCTCCTCGCCCAGGAAAACGGGCGGGTCGACGTGCCCTCGCTCGCCGAGGACTTCGGCGTCACGCAGGAGACCATCCGCCGCGACCTCAGCGCGCTGGACCGGGCCGGGCTGCTGCGCCGCGTCCACGGCGGCGCCCTCCCGGCGGGCGGACTGCACCTGGAGCCGGGGCTGGCCGAACGGGACAGTACCGCCGCCGCCGAGAAGGAGCGGATCGCCCGGGCCGCCCTGCCGCTGCTGCCCACCGAGGGCAACCTGCTGCTGGACGCCGGCACCACGGTCTCCCGGCTCGCCGCGCTGCTCCCCCTCGACAGCCGCCTGACCGTGGTGACCAACGCCCTCCCCGTGGCCGCCCGCCTCGCCGACCACCCGGACCTCACCCTGTACCTGGTCGGCGGCCGGCTGCGCCACCGCACCCAGGCCGCCGTGGACGCCTGGGCGCTGCGCGACCTGGCGGACGTCCACGCCGACGTCGCCGTGATCGCCACCAACGGCTTCTCCCCCGAGGGCGGGCTCAGCACTCCGGACCTCGCCGAGGCGGCGGTGAAGCGGGCCATGGTGGCCGGGGCCCGCCGGGTGCTGCTGCTCGCCGACTCGGCCAAGTACGGCGCCCGGCACTTCGCCCGCTTCGGGTCGCTCGAGCAGGTCGACATCCTCGTCACCGACACCGGGCTGACCGACCAGCAGGCCGCAGAGATCGCGAACCTCGGACCGGAAGTGATCCGCGCATGATCGTCACCATCACCCCCAACCCCAGCCTGGACCGCACCTACGAGCTGCCGGCACTGTCCCGGGGCGAGGTCAACCGCGCCGCCACCGACCGCGTCGACCCCGGCGGCAAGGGCGTCAACGTCGCCCGGGCGCTCACCGCCGCCGGGCACCGGACCACCGCCGTCCTGCCGCTCGGCGGGTTCTCCGGGCTGCTCCTCTCCGACCTGCTGCTCCGCCAGGGCATCGCCGTGGCCACCGTCCCGGTGCGCGGTGAGACCCGGATCAACGTCAGCATCGTCGAGTCCGACCACGGCCTCACCAAGATCAACGCACCCGGCCCCGAGCTCAGCGAGCATGAGTCGGCCGCTCTACTGGCCGCCGTACGGAGGGACTTCACCGGCCCCGAGGTGGACTGGCTGGCCTGCTGCGGCAGCCTGCCGCGCGGGCTGGCTCCCGACTGGTACGCCGAGCTGGTCGGCCAGGTGCACTCGGGCGGGGCCCGGATCGCCCTGGACACCTCGGGGCCCGCCCTGCTCGCGGCGCTGAAGGCGCGGCCGGACGTGGTCAAGCCCAACCGGGAGGAACTGGCCGAGGCCGTCGGCCGCCCGCTGGCCACCGTCGGCGACGTCGTCGAGGCGGCGGGCGAGCTGCGGGAGCGCGGGGCGCAGCAGGTACTCGCGAGCCTCGGCGCCGACGGCATGCTGCTGGTCGCCGAGGAGGGCAGTTGGTTCGGCACCGCGGCGGTGGCCGAGGTGCGCAGCGATGTGGGAGCGGGCGATGCGTCGCTGGCGGGCTTCCTGGGCGCGGGCGGCTCGGGGCTGAAGGCGCTGGCGGCCGCGCTAGCGCACGGTGCGGCGGCCGTCCGGCTGCCGGGGAGCATGATGCCGACCCCCGCCGATCTCGATCATGCGGCGGTCAGGGTGACCGCCGAGATCCCGGCGGAGCGCGTGCTGCGCGACTGAACCACCCGCGACTGAACCACCCGCGACCGAACAACCAAGGACCCGGGGGCACGGGAACCAACAGGCACGACTGCAGAAGGACTGAAGACCATGAGTGACTCCGGCAGACTGATCACCCCAGCGCTCGTCGATCTCTATCTGGCCCCCGACGACAAGTCCGAGGCGCTGCGCGCCCTGGCCCAGCGGCTGGTGGCCGAGGGCCGGGTCACCGACCTCGACGGCTTCCTCGCCGACATCGCCGCCCGCGAGGCGCAGGCCCCCACCGGGCTCGGCGACGGCATCGGCATCCCGCACTGCCGGTCCGCCCACGTCACCCGGCCGAGCCTGGCCTTCGGGCGCAGCTCGCGCGGCCTGGACTTCGACGCGCCGGACGGGCTCCCCGCCGACCTGGTCTTCATGATCGCGGCGCCGGACGGTGCGGACGACGCCCATCTGCAGATCCTGGCCTCGCTGGCCCGGCGGCTGATGGACCCGGAGTTCACCGGCGCGCTGCGGGCGGCGACCGACCCGGGCGCGGTCGCCGCGCTGGTCAACGGCGAGCCGACGGCCGAGCCGGCCGCCGAGCCGCCCGTTCGGGCGGCGGACACGGCCCTTCGGCTGGTCGCCGTCACCTCCTGCCCCACCGGTATCGCCCACACCTACATGGCCGCCCAGGCCCTGGAGCAGGCGGCCGCCCGCGCGGGCGCGCAGATCCACGTCGAGACCCAGGGCTCGGCCGGCTCCACGCCGCTCGACCCGGCCGTGATCGCGGCCGCCGACGCGGTGATCTTCGCCCACGACGTCGAGGTCAGGGACAAGGCCAGGTTCGCCGGGAAGCCGACCGTCGACGTGGGCGTCAAGGCCGGGGTCAACCGGGCCGACGACCTCGTCGCGCAGGCCGCCGAGCTGGCCAAGGCGGCCGGCCCGACCCGCACCGCGCCCGTCACCACCGCATCCGTCCGCAAGGACGAGCACTGGGGCAACCGCCTGCGCCAGTACCTGATGACCGGCGTCAGCTACATGATCCCGTTCGTCGCGGCCGGCGGTCTGCTGATCGCCCTCGGCTTCGCGATCGGCGGGTACGAGATCGCCTCCGCCCCGTCCGTGGTCGGCCACTTCGACTGGGCCTCGCAGCACAGTTGGGCCGCGATGCTGTTCCAGGCGGGCAAGGCGGCCTTCGGCTTCCTGGTGCCGATCCTGTCCGGCTACATCGCGTACGCCATCGCGGACCGCGCCGCACTCGCCGCGGGCGTGGTCGGCGGCGCGATCTCCCTCACCGTCGGGGCGGGCTTCCTGGGCGGCATAGCCTCGGGTCTGATCGCGGGCTTCCTGGTGCGCTGGATGGTGCGCTGGCGGGTGCCGAGGTCGATCGCCGGGATCATGCCGGTGGTCGTCATCCCGCTGCTCTCGGTGGCGGTGGTCGGGTTCCTGATGTTCGTGGTCATCGGCTCGCCGATCGCCTCGGTGATGAGCGGCCTGACCGACTGGCTGAACAGCCTCTCCGGCACCAACGCGATCCTGCTCGGGGTGCTGCTCGGCGCGATGATGGCCTTCGACATGGGCGGCCCGCTCAACAAGGTGGCGTACACCTTCGCGGCGGGCGCGCTCACCACGGCCGGCGCCACCCCGGACGCCGGCAGTCTCAAGGTGATGGCCGCCGTGATGGCCGCCGGTATGACGCCGCCGCTCGGCCTGGCCCTGGCCACCGTCGTCCGCGGCAGGCTGTTCACCCGCGAGGAGCGGGAGAACGGCAAGGCCGCCTGGGTGCTCGGCGCCTCCTTCATCACCGAGGGTGCGATCCCGTTCGCGGCCGCCGACCCGCTGCGGGTCATCCCCTCCGCGATCGTGGGCAGCATGACGGCGGGCGGCCTGTCGATGGCCTTCGGATCCACCCTGCGGGCCCCGCACGGCGGAATCTGGGTGCTGCCGCTGATCGGCAGCCCGGTCCTGTACGTGCTCTCCATCGCCGCGGGCACGGTGGTCACGGCGGCCCTGGTGGTCCTGCTCAAGGGCCTGCGCCGGCCGGCCCCCGCCACCGCCGTCCCGGTGGTGGACGAGCGGGTGGCCGTACCCGCCGGGGTCTGACGGACGCAGGCTGACGCACCGCCGGGATGCCCGGCGGTGCGTCAGCCGCGTGCGGCGGCTCACCCCCCGCGCCGGTCAGAACCGGTAGGCCTCGACCTCGGCCAGGTAGCGCGCCCGGGTCGGCTCGTCGAGGAAGGAGGCCTCGAAGGAGTTGCGGGCCAGGGTGCGTACCTGGTCCTCGGTCAGCCCGAGCGCGGCGGTGGTGTCGACGAGGTTCTGGCCGACGTACCCGCCGAAGTACGCCGGGTCGTCCGAGTTGACCGTCGCGACCAGACCGGCGTCGAGCATCCGCCGGAGCGGGTGGTCGGCCAGCGTGTCCACGCAGCGCAGCCGGACGTTGGAGAACGGGCACACCGTCAGCGGGACGCGCTCCCGGACGAGGCGCTCGACCAGCTCCGGGTCCTCCAGCGAGCGGATGCCGTGGTCGATCCGCTCCACCCGCAGCAGGTCGAGCGCCTCCCACACGTACGAGGCGGGGCCCTCCTCCCCGGCGTGGGCGACGGCCCGCAGGCCCAGCTCACGGGCGCGCTCGTACACGGCGGTGAACTTGGACGGCGGGTTGCCGACCTCGGCGGAGTCCAGGCCGACGGCGATGATCTTGTCCAGGTACGGCTTCGCGGCCTCCAGCGTCGCGAGCGCGGCCTCGGCCGGCTCGTCGCGGAGGAAACAGAGGATCAGGCCGGTGGTGATGCCGAACCGCTCCTGGCTGCGGTCGAGCGAGGCGCTCAGCCCGCCGATCACCGTCTCGATCGGGACCTTGCGGGCGAGGTGCGCCTGCGGGTCGAAGAAGATCTCGGCATGCCGGACGCCCTGCGCCCGGGCCCTGGCCAGATAGGCGTCGGCCAGATCGGTGAAGTCCTGCTCGGTGCCGAGCACCTCCGTCAACCGGTAGTACAGGTCGAGGAAGGACTGCAGATCATCGAAGCGGTACGCCGCGCGCAGCTCGTCCACGCTCGCGAAGGGCAGCGTGACGCCGTTGCGCTCGGCCAGCCGGAAGGCCAGCTCGGGCTCCAGGGTGCCTTCGATGTGCAGGTGCAGCTCGGCTTTGGGTATGGACATCACGCAATCCTACGGAGTGCGCCACCGTGCCCCGGACCCGATCCTGAGGAGTTTCGTTGAGCACCCTCGACTTCAAGGTCATCGACCTGGACTTCCCGGTCGGCAGCAGGAACAAGACCGCGACCCTGATCACCGGCGAGCGGCAGGCCCTCCTGATCGACGCCGGGTTCACCCGGGCCGACGGCCACCGCCTGGTCGCCGGGATCCTCGACTCCGGCAAGGAACTGACCAAGGTCTTCATCAGCCACGCCGACCCCGACTACTACTGGGGTGCGGAGGTCGTCGCCGACGCCTTCCCGCGGGCGGAGCTTGTCGCCACGCCGCCCGTCATCGCGCACATCCGGGCCGCGCACGAGGGCAAGCTCAAGGCCTGGGAGGCGGTGGGTGCCAACCGTCCGACCCGCCTGGTCGAGCTGCAGCCGCTGACCGACGACCTCCTCTTCGAGGGCCACCGCTTCGAGCTGACGGGCGGCCACCCCCTCCTGCCGGACCGCCACTACCTGTGGCAGGCCCGGCACCGGGCGATCGTCGGGGGCGTGCTGCTGTTCCAGAACCAGCACGTGTGGACGGCCGACACCCCCCGGCCCGAGCAGCGCGCCGCCTGGATCGAGCTGCTGAACGACATGGAGCTGCTGGATCCGGTGCTGGTCGTCCCCGGCCACCGGCTTCCCGGCTCCGCCACCGACGCAAGCGCGATCCGCTACACCCGCGACTACCTGCTCGCCTTCGAGACCATCCTCCCGGCCGCCTCCGACGGCGCCGAGGCCACGGCGGAGCTGGTCGAGCGCTACCCCGACGCGGGCATGCTGATCGCGGCCCAGATCGGGCCGAAGGTCGCCAAGGGCGAGATGGCCTGGGGCTGACCACCGCCTCGTCCGCCGGGCCGGGAGCCCTGCCGCTCAGTGCGGCAGGGCACCGTGCTTCCTCGGGTCGGTCAGGTCCGCCATCGGGTCCCGGGTACGGGCGGCCACCTGCTCGGGCGTCAGGACCAGCTCCTCCGGCCGGCGGCAGGACCGTACGGCGGTCCAGGTGACCGGCGCGGACACCGTGGGGCGGGGCCCGGCCCGCAGCGAGTAGGGGGCGACGGTGGTCTTGGCGCTGTTGTTCTGCGACCAGTCGACGAAGACCCGGCCGGCCCGCAGCGACTTGTCCATCCGGTCGACGATCAGGGCCGGGTTCGCGGCGCGCAGCCGGCCGGCGAGGCGGCGGGCGTAGGCGGTGGCCTCGTGCTCGGGGGCGGGCCGGATCGGCACCAGCAGATGGAGGCCCTTGACGCCGGAGGTCTTGGGCCAGGCCGTCAGACCGTCCGCCTGCAGCTCCTTGCGGGCCAGCAGGGCGACGGCGCAGCAGTCCACGACGGTGGCGCCGGGCCCGGGGTCGAGGTCGATGATCAGCCGGTCGTGCTCGGCCGGGTCGTGCTGCCACTGCGGCACATGGAGTTCGAGGGCGCCGAGGTTGGCCGCCCACAGCAGGGTGGGCAGGTCGGCGACCACGACATGCCGGATGGTCTCCTCCTTGTGGGTGACATCGAGGGCGGTCACCCAGTCCGGCGCGCCCGGCGGGACGCGCTTGGCCCAGAACCGCTCGCCCTCCACGCCCTCGGGAAAGCGCAGGAAGGAGGCCGGGCGGCCGGCCAGGTGGGGCAGCAGGAGGGGTGCGACCTGGGCGTAGTAGTGCACTGCGGCGGCCTTGGGCCAGCCGGTCTCCGGGTAGAGGACCTTGTCGAGGTGGGTGAGCTTCAGCCGGCGGCCCTCGATCTCGGTGACGGTCTCCGTGGGGTCGGACAGGGAGGGCACGGCGTCACCGCCGGGTGCGCGAGGGGCGCGGGGTACGCGGCGTACGCCGGCTCGCGGTCCAGGTCAGGAGCTGACGGGCCGTCCAGGTGGTGACGATCCGTTCGGGGCCGATGCCGGCCCGGGCCGCGCGGGCGCAGCCGTACGGCTGCCAGCTGAGCTGGCCGGGTGCGTGGGCGTCGGTGTCGATGGCGAACAGACAGCCGGCCTCGACGGCCCGTTCGATCAGGCGGCCGGGCGGATCGCGGCGCTCGGGGCGGCAGTTGATCTCGACGGCGGTGCCGGAGTCCGCGCAGGCGGCGAAGACCTTGTCCGCGTCGAACTGCGACTCGGGGCGGGGCTTCTCGCCGATGAGGCGGCCGGTGCAGTGGCCCAGGATGTCCACCCGCGGGTTGCGGACGGCGGCGAGCAGCCGACGGGTCATCAGCATCGGTTCCATCCGGAGCTTGGAGTGGACGGAGGCGACGACCACGTCCAGCCGGTCGAGCAGTTCGTCCTCCTGGTCGAGGCCTCCGTCGTCCAGGATGTCGCACTCGATGCCGGTGAGCAGCCTGAAGGGGGCGAGCCGGGTGTTGAGCTCGGCGACGACGTCGAGCTGCGCGCGCAGCCGGTCGGCGCTCAGGCCCTTGGCGACGGTCAGCCGGGGCGAGTGGTCGGTGAGCACGGTCCACTCGTGGCCGAGCTGCTGCGCGGTGCGGGCCATGGTCTCGATCGGGCTGCCGCCGTCGGACCAGTCGGAGTGCGTGTGGCAGTCGCCGCGTAAGGCCGCGTGCAGCTCCTCACCGCCGGTGGCCAGCGGTTCGCGGGCGCGTTCCTCCAGGTCGGCGAGGTACGCCGGGGTACCGCCGGCCAGGGCCTCGGCGATCACCTGCGCGGTGACCGGCCCGACGCCCGCGAGCCGGGTCGCGTGGGTCGCGAGAGCCGAGGGGTCGGGGTGCTCGGCGAGCCGAACGCGGACGGCGTCGGCGGCGTGCCGGAAGGCCTGCACCCGGTAGGTCGAGGCCTGCTCGCGCTCCAGCAGGAAGGCGATCCGCTCGAGCGCCTGAACGGGGTCCATGTGGCAGCACGTGCCCGGTGTGACGGAAGGGGAAACGCGGTTACCGACGCCCTGACCGGGGCACCCGTACAAGGGGGGCCGACATCTCCGAGGAGGACGGCCATGCCACACCCCGACACCCTGCAGGACAGGTCTGCGGGCGTCCCGCCGCCCGCCCTCGACACGGATGTGCTGGTGCGGGAGCTGGAGCAGCTGCACCGCACGCGGCACGAGACCTTCCTCTGGGGTTCCGACGACGCCTTGCAACGGCACACCCTGCGGATGGGGCAGTTGGAGGCCGAGTACCTGCGGCGCTACCCGTACCGCCAGGTGTCGGCCGGGCGGACCAGGGCGGGCGCCCGGGCCCGGGACGCCGCCGCACGAGCGGAGTCCAAACCCGAGTGAGCGCCGGTCGCGCCGACCGCGCCCGGTAGCCCCTGGTAACCCCGGATCCCGGTAACCCTGGAGCTCAGCATGCCCATCGCAACCGTCAACCCCGCGACCGGCGAGACCCTGGAGACCTTCCAACCGCTGGACCGCGACGCCTTGGAGGTGCGCCTGGCCCGTGCGGAGGCCGCGTTCCGCGACTACCGGACCACCGGCTTCGAGCACCGGGCCGAGCTGCTGCGGCGCGCCGCCGACGTCATGGACGCCTACCAGGACCAGCTGGCCCGCACGGTGACCACCGAGATGGGCAAGCCGCTCGCGCAAGCCAAGGCCGAGACGGCCAAGTGCGCCAAGGCCCTGCGCTGGTACGCCGACCACGGTGCCGCCCTGATCGCCGACGAGCTCCCGGGCGAGGGCGACGTCGCGGACTCCGGCGCGACGGCCGCGTACGTCCGCTACCGCCCGCTCGGGCCGGTGCTGGCCGTGATGCCGTGGAACTTCCCGCTCTGGCAGGTGATCCGCTTCGCCGCGCCCGCGCTGATGGCGGGCAACGTCGGCCTGCTCAAGCACGCCTCCAACGTGCCCCGGACGGCGCTGGCGCTGGAGGAGCTGTTCCACCGCGCCGGGGCACCCGAGGGCGTCTTCCAGACGCTGCTGATCGGCACCGACGCGGTCGGGGACGTGATCCGCGACGACCGGGTCGTCGCGGTGACCCTGACCGGCAGCGAGGGGGCCGGGCGGGCGGTCGCGGCGGCGGCCGGGGACGCACTGAAGAAGACCGTGATGGAGCTGGGCGGCAGCGACCCCTTCGTCGTCCTGCCCAGCGCCGACCTGACGGCCGCCGTCCGGACGGCGGTGCGGGCGCGGACCCAGAACAACGGCCAGTCCTGCATCGCGGCCAAGCGCTTCATCGTGCACTCGGACGTCTACCCCCGGTTCGCCGTCGAGTTCGCCGACGCCATGAGCGCCCTGCGGGTCGGGGACCCGATGGACGCGGAGACCGAGATCGGCCCGCTGGCGACCCGGCAGGGCCGGGACGACCTGGCGGCGCTGGTCGCGGACGCGCTGGCCCACGGCGCCACCGCCGAGGCCGGCGGCCTGCACTCCGGCGGACCCGAGCTCTCGGACGTGTCGGGCGGCTGGTACTACCCGCCGACCGTCCTCACCAACATCACCCCGGAGATGCGGATCCACCACGAGGAGGCCTTCGGCCCGGTCGCCACCCTGTACCGGGTGAACAGCCTGGACGAGGCGATCGCCCTCGCCAACGACTCGCCGTACGGGCTGAGCTCCAACGTCTGGACCACGGAGCCGGCCGAGCAGGAGCGCTGCGTGCGGGACATCGAGGCGGGCGGGGTGTTCTTCAACGGCATGACGGCCTCGCACCCCGCGCTGCCGTTCGGCGGCGTCAAGCGGTCCGGGTACGGGCGGGAGCTGAACGCGCACGGGATCCGCGAGTTCTGCAACGTCACCACCGTCTGGCTCGGGCATATTTGAGTGGCCGCCGCCCGCCCCACCGGGGACACTGGCCCGATGCGCATCCGAGCAGTCGCCGTTGAGGAGCTTCCCCTCCTCCAGGACATCGAGCGGGCCGCCGGGGAGTGCTTCCGCGGCATCGGCATGCCGGAGATCGCCGATGACGATCCCTTCCCGCTCGAGGAACTCGCCCGCTACCAGCGGGCCGGGCTGGCCTGGGTGGCGGCCGACGGAGCCGACCGTCCGGTGGCGTACCTCCTCGCCGATCCCGTCGACGGCAACCTCCACGTCGAGCAGGTCTCGGTCCACCCGGACAGCGCCCGCCGCCGGGTGGGCAGCTCGCTGCTGGACCACCTCGCAGCCCGGGCCGCGGCCGACGGGACACCTGCGCTCACCCTGACCACGTTCGCCCACGTGCCGTGGAACGCCCCCTACTACGCTCGCTTCGGCTTCCAGCAGCTGGACGAGAGCGTTCTCACCCCCGGCCTCCGGGAGATCCGGCGGCGCGAGGCCGCCCACGGCCTGGACCGCTGGCCGCGGGTCTGCATGCGGCGTGCCCTGTAGGCGAGGCAGCAGGGGTAACCACAGGGGCGCGGGGAACTGCGCGAGACCGGAAGGCAACGACCTGTGCCCTCCCGTTTCGCGCAGTTCCCCGCGCCCTGGGATACCCGATCGCGGAGCCGCCGGGCAGGCAGCAACGGTAGGCCGGTCAGGACACCGCGTGCAGGCGCCGACCGGGCCTGGCGGCAGCCTCCAGCGCCTGCTGCAGCTCGTCGCGGGTCATCGTCGACCGGCCCTGGATGCCCTGCTCGGTGGCGAGGCGGTACAGATCGGCCTTGCTGAGCTTCGACAGGTCGGGCTGTTCCTCCTTCGCCCGCTTCGCCGTCGTGCCGCCCTTCGCCGAGGACGTGCCGGCGGCCTTCGCCTTGGCCTTGCGGGCGGGCCGTTCCGCCTTCTCACCGTCGCCCGCCTCGGCCTGCTCCCGCCCGCCGGCCTGGCTGAGGCTGCGCTGCAGCACGTCCATCAGGTCGACGACGTTGGTCGACTCGGGCGCCGGCTCCGCGGTCACGGTCTCCTTGCCGGAAAGCTTGGCCTCGACGAGCTCGCGGACCTGTTCGCCGAAGGTGTCGTGATACTCCTCGGGGTCCCAGTCGATGCTGAGCGCCTCGATCAGCTGCCGGGCGGCCGCCAGCTCCTTCTCGCGAGGCTCGGCCTGCTCGGGGAGGTTGTCGACCTCGCGGCGCGGGTCACGGACCTCCTCGGCGTAGTGCATGGTCTGCAGCACCAGCAGGTCCTCCTCGGCCCTGACCCCCGCGAGGTACTGCTTGCCGCGCATCGAGAAGGTCGCCAGCCCGGCCCGGCCGGTCTCGGCCAGCGCCCGG encodes:
- a CDS encoding HPr family phosphocarrier protein, with the protein product MPQLLVTIGSQSGLHARPASLFVQAAARQPVKVTLAKPGQHPVDARSLLSVLALGAGHGDTLELAAEGDQAQGVLEELAALLGSDLDARA
- the pfkB gene encoding 1-phosphofructokinase, giving the protein MIVTITPNPSLDRTYELPALSRGEVNRAATDRVDPGGKGVNVARALTAAGHRTTAVLPLGGFSGLLLSDLLLRQGIAVATVPVRGETRINVSIVESDHGLTKINAPGPELSEHESAALLAAVRRDFTGPEVDWLACCGSLPRGLAPDWYAELVGQVHSGGARIALDTSGPALLAALKARPDVVKPNREELAEAVGRPLATVGDVVEAAGELRERGAQQVLASLGADGMLLVAEEGSWFGTAAVAEVRSDVGAGDASLAGFLGAGGSGLKALAAALAHGAAAVRLPGSMMPTPADLDHAAVRVTAEIPAERVLRD
- a CDS encoding adenosine deaminase, producing MSIPKAELHLHIEGTLEPELAFRLAERNGVTLPFASVDELRAAYRFDDLQSFLDLYYRLTEVLGTEQDFTDLADAYLARARAQGVRHAEIFFDPQAHLARKVPIETVIGGLSASLDRSQERFGITTGLILCFLRDEPAEAALATLEAAKPYLDKIIAVGLDSAEVGNPPSKFTAVYERARELGLRAVAHAGEEGPASYVWEALDLLRVERIDHGIRSLEDPELVERLVRERVPLTVCPFSNVRLRCVDTLADHPLRRMLDAGLVATVNSDDPAYFGGYVGQNLVDTTAALGLTEDQVRTLARNSFEASFLDEPTRARYLAEVEAYRF
- a CDS encoding DeoR/GlpR family DNA-binding transcription regulator, translating into MYAPERQQQILLLAQENGRVDVPSLAEDFGVTQETIRRDLSALDRAGLLRRVHGGALPAGGLHLEPGLAERDSTAAAEKERIARAALPLLPTEGNLLLDAGTTVSRLAALLPLDSRLTVVTNALPVAARLADHPDLTLYLVGGRLRHRTQAAVDAWALRDLADVHADVAVIATNGFSPEGGLSTPDLAEAAVKRAMVAGARRVLLLADSAKYGARHFARFGSLEQVDILVTDTGLTDQQAAEIANLGPEVIRA
- the ligD gene encoding non-homologous end-joining DNA ligase, with protein sequence MPSLSDPTETVTEIEGRRLKLTHLDKVLYPETGWPKAAAVHYYAQVAPLLLPHLAGRPASFLRFPEGVEGERFWAKRVPPGAPDWVTALDVTHKEETIRHVVVADLPTLLWAANLGALELHVPQWQHDPAEHDRLIIDLDPGPGATVVDCCAVALLARKELQADGLTAWPKTSGVKGLHLLVPIRPAPEHEATAYARRLAGRLRAANPALIVDRMDKSLRAGRVFVDWSQNNSAKTTVAPYSLRAGPRPTVSAPVTWTAVRSCRRPEELVLTPEQVAARTRDPMADLTDPRKHGALPH
- a CDS encoding MBL fold metallo-hydrolase, giving the protein MSTLDFKVIDLDFPVGSRNKTATLITGERQALLIDAGFTRADGHRLVAGILDSGKELTKVFISHADPDYYWGAEVVADAFPRAELVATPPVIAHIRAAHEGKLKAWEAVGANRPTRLVELQPLTDDLLFEGHRFELTGGHPLLPDRHYLWQARHRAIVGGVLLFQNQHVWTADTPRPEQRAAWIELLNDMELLDPVLVVPGHRLPGSATDASAIRYTRDYLLAFETILPAASDGAEATAELVERYPDAGMLIAAQIGPKVAKGEMAWG
- the ptsP gene encoding phosphoenolpyruvate--protein phosphotransferase produces the protein MTRLLTGIGVGLGSAAGPVARMAAAPALPAPRIVADPAAEAAAVRRAVTDVAAELAQRAARATGVAAEVLAAQALMAADPVLADRAVELVEQGTDGAHALSAAYARFRADLQAAGGFFAERVTDLDDLRNRSVARLLGLPTPGLPDPGHPYVLVAEDLAPADTALLDPARVLALVTARGGPTSHTAILAKALGLPAVVGCAEAGSLADGQEVLVHGADGLVEAGPTPQAVRRAATREQHRRERADNVHGPGRTADGHPVALLVNLGASHELAGAAAADAEGVGLFRTEFLYLDRAQAPGREEQTAAYRQVFEAFTGRRVVVRTLDAGADKPLPFASAPDEENPALGIRGLRTSARDPQLLETQLAAVAAAAQGSGAEVWVMAPMVSVPREAAEFAARVRAHGLPVAGAMVEVPAAALRAGRLAEVCDFLSIGTNDLAQYAFAADRTLGSLAELLDPWQPALLDLVAATAGAAAERGRPVGVCGEAASDPALALVLVGLGVTSLSAAPSCLAELRAALAAHTLQDCIELAGLALAAPDAATARSAVLRRIG
- a CDS encoding PTS fructose transporter subunit IIABC, translated to MSDSGRLITPALVDLYLAPDDKSEALRALAQRLVAEGRVTDLDGFLADIAAREAQAPTGLGDGIGIPHCRSAHVTRPSLAFGRSSRGLDFDAPDGLPADLVFMIAAPDGADDAHLQILASLARRLMDPEFTGALRAATDPGAVAALVNGEPTAEPAAEPPVRAADTALRLVAVTSCPTGIAHTYMAAQALEQAAARAGAQIHVETQGSAGSTPLDPAVIAAADAVIFAHDVEVRDKARFAGKPTVDVGVKAGVNRADDLVAQAAELAKAAGPTRTAPVTTASVRKDEHWGNRLRQYLMTGVSYMIPFVAAGGLLIALGFAIGGYEIASAPSVVGHFDWASQHSWAAMLFQAGKAAFGFLVPILSGYIAYAIADRAALAAGVVGGAISLTVGAGFLGGIASGLIAGFLVRWMVRWRVPRSIAGIMPVVVIPLLSVAVVGFLMFVVIGSPIASVMSGLTDWLNSLSGTNAILLGVLLGAMMAFDMGGPLNKVAYTFAAGALTTAGATPDAGSLKVMAAVMAAGMTPPLGLALATVVRGRLFTREERENGKAAWVLGASFITEGAIPFAAADPLRVIPSAIVGSMTAGGLSMAFGSTLRAPHGGIWVLPLIGSPVLYVLSIAAGTVVTAALVVLLKGLRRPAPATAVPVVDERVAVPAGV